The Patescibacteria group bacterium genome window below encodes:
- a CDS encoding DUF5679 domain-containing protein: MANEPVIAYCVKCKAKKEMKDPQEVEMKGKGGVTRRAMTGTCPTCGTKMFRIMGKK; the protein is encoded by the coding sequence ATGGCCAACGAACCAGTGATAGCTTATTGCGTAAAATGCAAGGCTAAAAAAGAAATGAAAGACCCCCAAGAGGTGGAAATGAAGGGAAAGGGCGGCGTGACACGAAGAGCCATGACCGGCACCTGCCCAACTTGCGGCACAAAGATGTTTAGAATCATGGGTAAAAAATAG
- a CDS encoding thymidine phosphorylase gives MPFFKIKKLDFETGGRWIIVLREKEAQAYGIRMGDKLKLKWDSRETVVTANFTHAKVDEGEIGLFKEIWKHYTYKPGEMVELSLLERPASIESIKKKLLGGELNYKEMRAVVKDIADYVLGDLEITYFVASGFARKFSNRELYYLTKSVAETGDTLRLPGQVVDKHSVGGLPGNRTTMLVIPIIASLGLKIPKTSSRAITSAAGTADTMEVLAPVTFPMKKIKEIVKKTNACIAWGGGTRIAPADDRIIKVSYPLSLEPYTKMIVSVMAKKVAMGVKHLVIDLPVGPTAKIHRVSDAKKIERIMKYLAKRFGIKIKVDINEALKPIGRGVGPALEARDVLRVLQRKEHRPLDLEEKALELAGELLDLVGFTKKGEGYDAAAGALRSGKAWKKMQEIILAQGGKANIDAEEVVLSDKILKIKAKTDGQIASFDNKAIVAICRILGAPSCKIAGIYLNKVMGDRVRRGDVLFTMYGESEDRLVLAEKALGKNEVLKIK, from the coding sequence ATGCCATTTTTTAAAATAAAAAAATTAGACTTTGAAACCGGCGGGCGGTGGATTATTGTTTTGCGTGAAAAAGAGGCTCAAGCTTACGGTATTAGAATGGGCGATAAATTAAAGTTGAAATGGGATAGTCGCGAAACGGTGGTGACAGCTAATTTTACCCATGCAAAAGTTGATGAGGGCGAAATCGGGCTTTTTAAGGAAATTTGGAAGCACTATACTTACAAACCCGGAGAAATGGTGGAATTATCCCTGCTTGAACGGCCGGCCTCAATTGAATCAATTAAGAAAAAACTTTTGGGAGGAGAATTGAATTATAAAGAAATGCGCGCGGTCGTGAAAGACATCGCCGACTATGTTTTGGGCGATCTTGAAATAACTTATTTTGTCGCTTCCGGTTTTGCCAGAAAATTTTCCAATCGCGAACTTTATTATCTTACAAAGTCTGTCGCGGAAACAGGCGATACGCTTCGCCTTCCGGGTCAGGTGGTAGATAAACATTCAGTCGGCGGTTTACCCGGGAACAGAACAACGATGCTTGTGATTCCAATTATCGCGAGTTTAGGTTTAAAAATTCCCAAGACTTCTTCGCGAGCGATCACTTCGGCTGCCGGGACAGCCGACACAATGGAGGTTTTGGCGCCCGTGACTTTTCCAATGAAAAAAATAAAAGAGATTGTGAAAAAAACTAACGCTTGCATTGCTTGGGGCGGAGGAACGCGGATTGCTCCGGCTGATGATAGAATCATTAAAGTTTCTTATCCGCTGTCTCTTGAGCCATATACAAAAATGATTGTTTCCGTGATGGCGAAAAAAGTGGCCATGGGAGTGAAACATTTAGTGATTGATTTGCCGGTTGGCCCGACAGCCAAAATTCACCGTGTCTCCGATGCCAAAAAAATTGAACGAATAATGAAATATTTGGCCAAAAGATTTGGCATTAAAATAAAAGTTGATATTAATGAAGCCTTGAAGCCGATTGGTCGCGGCGTTGGGCCGGCGCTTGAAGCGCGAGATGTTTTGCGCGTGCTACAGAGAAAAGAACATCGGCCGCTCGACTTGGAAGAAAAAGCATTGGAACTTGCGGGTGAACTTTTGGATTTGGTGGGATTTACGAAAAAAGGAGAGGGTTACGACGCTGCCGCGGGAGCGCTTCGAAGCGGTAAGGCCTGGAAAAAAATGCAGGAAATAATTCTGGCCCAGGGAGGAAAGGCAAATATCGATGCGGAAGAAGTTGTTTTAAGCGATAAAATTTTAAAAATTAAAGCAAAAACCGACGGTCAGATTGCCAGTTTTGACAATAAGGCCATTGTGGCGATTTGCCGAATTTTGGGAGCGCCCTCTTGCAAAATTGCGGGAATTTACTTAAATAAGGTGATGGGAGACCGGGTAAGAAGAGGAGATGTGCTTTTTACGATGTACGGAGAAAGCGAAGATAGGCTTGTCTTAGCGGAAAAGGCTCTTGGAAAAAACGAGGTTTTAAAAATAAAATAA
- a CDS encoding (Fe-S)-binding protein, with amino-acid sequence MSIFKKIFKGNTLYYPGCLSKFVAKELVENYRRILREAGVDFIELSDLEVCCGSPALKAGYTDDFRKLAEKNLQIFKDHSVDKIVTHCPACFMIFKKEYPKVLGEKWDIEVAHATEILNQKTKKSESIKGAVTYHDPCHLGRQMGVYEPPREIIKSLGYEIKEMELAGKESFCCGGGGGVQANESELADKIAKDRIAMAKKIGANILVTPCPLCYMHLKKNSEGEDIDVKELSHLM; translated from the coding sequence ATGAGTATATTTAAGAAAATTTTTAAGGGCAATACCTTGTATTATCCGGGATGCCTTTCCAAATTTGTGGCAAAAGAATTGGTGGAAAATTATCGCCGGATTTTGCGCGAGGCTGGAGTTGATTTTATTGAACTTTCCGACCTTGAGGTTTGTTGCGGTTCGCCAGCGCTTAAAGCCGGCTATACCGACGATTTTAGAAAATTGGCGGAAAAGAATTTACAAATTTTCAAAGATCATTCGGTTGATAAAATTGTTACCCATTGCCCGGCGTGTTTTATGATTTTTAAAAAAGAATATCCCAAAGTTTTGGGGGAGAAGTGGGATATTGAAGTAGCGCACGCGACGGAAATTTTAAATCAGAAAACAAAAAAATCAGAAAGCATAAAAGGCGCGGTTACGTATCACGACCCATGCCACCTTGGCCGACAGATGGGAGTTTACGAGCCGCCGCGAGAGATTATTAAATCTTTGGGTTATGAAATAAAAGAAATGGAATTAGCTGGTAAGGAAAGTTTTTGCTGCGGCGGGGGCGGGGGAGTCCAAGCAAACGAATCGGAGTTGGCCGATAAAATTGCCAAAGACAGAATCGCTATGGCGAAAAAAATCGGCGCGAATATTTTGGTTACGCCCTGCCCGCTTTGCTATATGCATTTGAAGAAAAATTCAGAAGGAGAAGATATTGATGTTAAAGAATTATCCCATTTGATGTAA